The Falco peregrinus isolate bFalPer1 chromosome 1, bFalPer1.pri, whole genome shotgun sequence genome has a window encoding:
- the LOC106112141 gene encoding inverted formin-2-like, with translation MGGIPPPPLPLPSMGGIPPPPPLLPGMAGDHIEAVVASQFSCPLGLGRPPHKTMKTPTLRMKKLNWQKLPSNVVRESHSMWASVSSSSEETIEPNYASIEQLFCFPQATPKEKTAAPVKAEPKEITFLDSKKSLNLNIFLKQFKCSNEEVAAMVQNGDRTKFDVEVLKQLLKLLPEKHEIENLKAFKEEKSKLANADQFYLLLLQIASYQLRIECMLICEETTVVLDMIQPKAEAIRRACEDLLNSHRLPLFCQLILKVGNFLNYGSHTGDADGFKISTLLKLTETKANQTRITLLHHILEEVENSHTDLLELPKDLEYVSKAAGINLDIIRTESSTNLKKLLELQRKVLSSNDDVKQQYEKPIQDSIDASRKLEEEFETIERKREELANYLCEDPSKLSLEDIFSTMKTFRDLFIRALKVGENKDRKEQAAKAEKRKKQLEEEEGKRQKGENGKVSEYLKRLQKKRDEAIKKGLVKQEEVCVIDALLADIRKGFTLRKTKNRQESDAIPKTLPAESSEETQPGKSIKDPQAAGKQINDKTKQNNDDDRPSESTRPSTTALMEMSGDVTNASDSNQASSKNNAGGGLPPESRTQRPSVSLVEVDGTSQPMPDTMMEQAGSWASLQQSTKSGSIAFSAANVGTGIRFASSSSGTALRDQLRWTNGSILESQDKEHPADGSESYSLVQEPETQLGKTGVDPGSTQPAPCDEAESKEMAKENEDPGTDSLLDTSQEKSFSEEPATDSSCSATLPPGQTHTDREKQRPSGKRRKKKRHSKSYSGSVFHV, from the exons ATGGGTGGCATCCCTCCACCCCCACTCCCATTGCCCTCCATGGGTGGcatccctccccctcccccactccTGCCCGGCATGGCAGGAGATCATATAGAAGCCGTGGTGGCTTCCCAGTTCAGCTGCCCTCTTGGCTTGGGCAGGCCTCCCCACAAGACGATGAAGACACCAACGCTGAGAATGAAGAAACTGAACTGGCAGAAGCTGCCCTCCAACGTGGTGAGAG AAAGTCATTCAATGTGGGCTtcagtgagcagcagcagtgaggaaaCTATAGAGCCCAATTACGCAAGCATAGAGCAGCTCTTTTGCTTTCCACAAGCAACCCCgaaggagaaaacagcagcaccAGTGAAGGCAGAACCAAAGGAG atCACATTTTTGGACTCCAAGAAAAGTCTCAATTTGAACATATTTTTGAAGCAATTTAAATG ctccaaCGAAGAGGTGGCTGCCATGGTCCAGAATGGGGACCGGACGAAGTTTGATGTTGAGGTTCTGAAGCAGTTACTGAAGCTGCTGCCTGAAAAGCATGAG ATAGAAAACCTGAAGGCCTTCAAAGAAGAGAAATCAAAACTAGCAAACGCAGATCAGTTTTATCTTCTCCTCCTTCAGATTGCCAG CTACCAGCTGCGCATCGAATGCATGCTGATCTGTGAAGAGACCACTGTTGTGCTGGACATGATTCAGCCAAAAGCTGAAGCCATCCGGAGAGCCTGTGAAG ATCTTCTGAACAGTCATCGACTCCCACTCTTTTGTCAACTGATTCTCAAAGTTGGAAACTTTCTGAACTAC gGAAGTCACACAGGTGATGCCGATGGGTTTAAAATCAGCACTTTACTCAAACTAacagaaaccaaagcaaaccaaacccgCATTACGCTGCTCCACCATATTCTGGAG GAAGTAGAAAACAGCCACACGGACCTACTGGAACTGCCAAAGGATCTTGAATatgtttcaaaagcagcagg AATTAATCTTGATATTATACGCACGGAGTCTAGTACCAATTTAAAGAAGTTGCTGGAGCTTCAGCGAAAGGTCCTATCTTCAAACGACGATGTGAAACAACAGTATGAGAAACCTATCCAG GATAGCATTGATGCCTCCAGAAAGCTCGAAGAAGAATTTGAAACCattgaaaggaagagagaagaactTGCAAATTATCTCTGTGAAGACCCAAGCAAGTTGTCTTTAGAGGACATATTTAGCACCATGAAGACCTTCAGAGATCTCTTCATCCGAGCCCTGAAGGTTGGT GAAaacaaggacagaaaggagCAAGCTGCCAaggcagagaagaggaagaaacagctggaagaggaagaggGCAAGagacagaagggagaaaatggaaaagtcaGTGAGTACCTGAAAAGGCttcaaaaaaagagagatgagGCCA TTAAGAAGGGGCTGGTGAAGCAGGAGGAGGTGTGCGTCATCGACGCGCTGCTAGCCGACATAAGGAAAGGTTTCACGCTGAGAAAGACAAAGAACAGACAGGAGTCGGATGCAATTCCTAAAACCTTGCCTGCAGAGAGCTCAGAGGAGACCCAGCCTG gaaAGAGCATTAAGGATCCgcaagcagcaggaaagcagatcAATGATAAGACCAAGCAAAACAATGATGATGATCGTCCCTCAGAAAGCACTCGGCCCTCAACCACTGCCCTGATGGAGATGAGTGGTGATGTTACAAATGCCTCAGATTCAAACCAGGCATCATCTAAAAACAATGCTGGAGGAGGTTTGCCACCAGAGTCCCGGACTCAAAGGCCCTCAGTAAGCTTGGTGGAAGTTGATGGGACCAGTCAGCCCATGCCAGACACCATgatggagcaggcaggcagctgggcaagCCTCCAGCAGAGCACAAAGAGCGGCTCCATTGCCTTCTCTGCTGCTAACGTGGGCACGGGGATAAGGTTTGCAAGCAGCAGTTCGGGCACTGCTCTGAGAGACCAGCTCAGATGGACCAACGGGTCCATCTTAGAAAGCCAGGACAAGGAACACCCAGCTGATGGCTCCGAGAGCTACAGTCTGGTGCAGGAACCAGAAACTCAGTTGGGCAAGACCGGGGTCGACCCTGGCAGCACTCAGCCTGCTCCCTGTGATGAGGCTGAGTCAAAAGAGAtggcaaaggaaaatgaagaccCTGGTACAGACTCACTGTTGGATACCTCTCAAGAGAAGTCCTTCTCGGAGGAGCCAGCCACCGACTCCTCCTGTTCAGCAACACTCCCCCCAGGGCAAACTCACACCgacagggaaaagcagaggcCATCTGGGAAAcgaaggaagaagaagaggcaCAGCAAAAGCTACTCAGGTAGTGTATTTCATGTGTAG